TTTGTTGATGGGTCAAGTGGCGGATCAAGTGGAGCTTTTAAATCAGCAGTAATGTTATACCAGCTGTGCGGTATCTCATCTTCGTTCAAAAAAACTTTGTAAAACTCTTCTCTCATCTTATCTTTCTCCTCTCATCTTGATTTTTGTTAGATAGTTTTATTTTATATTAAGTTATAAAGGTTGTAAATGTTTTATTTTGTTATTATTCTAAGTTCTTTGTCAAGCAGTGAGGTTGGTACAATGAATGCCCACCTTTTTATCTTTCCCAGGCACGCATTAAATGTTATACATGCCTATTATAGGTAAACCAGTCCAAAAAAACCAATACCACACCCGCCCACTCATATAGTGGTTTTTTAAATATTCAGCTTTTTCAACTTATCTACTAAAGCTTTACAAAATCCTCTTCCTGAATATCTCAAAATTCCTGTATCCAAATCCATTCCTCTTAAGTAACCCTTTATTTTGTTGTTAAAACCTTCTGTCGTACTATTCGTATACGGAACATCAAATGCATTTTACTGTTTTTGAAAACCAGCTTCTAAAAAGCTTTTAAAAAATTGTGTAATCGTTTACTATGCTGTTTCAGGGTTATGCATTATTTTTTTAATATGGGGGCATTCATGAAGGAAAATACCAGATATAGCTATTTTAACTGTAGAACAGAAAAAGCAATTTCCCGGAAAAGCAAAATAAAAAGGCAAGGATCTTTCCCGCCTTTTTGATTTGTAAAGTGTTCCTTCTTCTAATTTGTGAAACATTCAGCACATTCCAGTTGCCCTATGCAAGGCAAGAAGAATATGCTTAGAGCTTTTCATCTCCCGCATGCGCGGAAGGTACTCAGCTCCTCTCACAATATCATACATTTTATATTATGATGTAATATTCTTTGAAAAAAGTCAATGATATTTCATGATGAAGAGTATATTTAAATGGTGACCCCGAGGGGATTCGAACCCCTGTTACAGGCGTGAAAGGCCTGTGTCTTAACCACTTGACCACGGGGCCACCTTTAGAATTTTTAATTTTAAATGGTGAGCCATCCGCGACTCGAACGCGGGACACCCAGCTTAAAAGGCTGGTGCTCTGCCTGCTGAGCTAATGGCCCACACAATAATAAACACGGTTTAATATTATAAAGCATAAAGTCATGTCTGTAAATAGCAAAAATTTGTTTGCTATTTTGCTATCACCCCGCCTTTACAAACTTTATCTGGCTTGTGCAAAGGTCTTGAGTCCGCAGCTTTTTTAGAAATCAATTTATCATGCGTTCCCATCTCAATTATTCTGCCCCCGTCAAGAACAATTATCAAATCTGCATCTTTGATGGTAGAAAGCCTGTGGAGAGTAACTACTGCACAACACAAAAAGCCACCCGTTTCAATGCCATGCCACGGGTGGCTCTTTCATTTTTTAGCCAAAGTACCTAAGCCTCTTTTACAATGATGTCTTCTCTTCCTGCACCTGTTCCAATCAAAAATACTTTTGCACCTGTTTCTTTTTCTATAAACTCAATATACTTCTGTGCACTTTTTGGTAGCTGATCATATTCCTTTGCTCTTTTTATTTCTTCCTCGTTCCAGCCGTCAAACTCTTCATAAACAGGCTCACATTCGGTTGCCACCTTCAGGGATGCCGGGAACAAATCGAGGATTTTGCCATTATGCCTGTAACCAACACACACCTTCACTTTTGGGAGATTTGAAAGAGTATCAAGCTTGGTGAGTGCAATCCTGTCAATTCCGTTAATCAAAACTGCATATCTTACAACCACAAGGTCAAGCCAGCCACAGCGCCTTGGTCTGCCGGTGGTTGTTCCATACTCATTGCCTTTCTGGCGAATTGTATTGCCTATTTCGTCAAAAAGCTCTGTTGGAAAGGGACCTTTACCAACCCTTGTTGTATATGATTTGACAACACCTATAACCTGCTGGATGTACTTTGGTGCAATCCCGGCACCAATGCAAAATCCGCCGGCTGTGGGGTGTGACGATGTAACGTACGGATATGTGCCATAGTCAAGGTCCAGCATTGTTGCCTGTGCACCTTCCAGTAGAACCTTCTTGCCCTCTTTTATGGCATCATTCAGAAGCTTTATTGTATCGGTTATATACGGCTTTAGAATCTCTCCATATCGCATAAACTGCTCTAAAAGCTCCCCGAACTTCATGGGTGTTTTATGATACACCTGTGTAAGTATTCTATTCTTTCGTTCATACACAATTCTCAGCTTGTGAATGAATTCTTCCTCGTCAAGCATATCACATACTCTCAAATTTGTTCGCTCTGTTTTGTCAGTGTATGCAGGACCTATTCCTCTTTTTGTTGTGCCAAGCTCTTCTTCCCCTCTTTGCTTTTCCTGCTCTTCGTCAAGTACTTTATGATACGGCATAACAAGATGTGCCCTGTCACTTATCCGGAGATTTTCTGTTGAGATTCCTTCTTTTTGCAGACTCTCTATCTCTTCAATCAGTGACTGTGGGTCGATTACAACACCATTGCCTATGATGTTTATCTTGTCTTTGTAAAGTATCCCGGATGGTATCAGGTGGAGTTTAAACACCCTGCCAAATGCTTCAACAGTGTGACCTGCATTATTGCCGCCCTGGGCACGCACAACAACATCAGCTTCTTTTGCCAGAAAGTCAACAATTTTGCCTTTGCCCTCGTCGCCCCACTGGGTACCAACTATTGCACGGATTTGTGACATCTCATCATACTCCTTTTTAAAAGCTATTTTCATAAAAATCCTTATATCA
The Caldicellulosiruptor morganii DNA segment above includes these coding regions:
- a CDS encoding adenylosuccinate synthase, with amino-acid sequence MSQIRAIVGTQWGDEGKGKIVDFLAKEADVVVRAQGGNNAGHTVEAFGRVFKLHLIPSGILYKDKINIIGNGVVIDPQSLIEEIESLQKEGISTENLRISDRAHLVMPYHKVLDEEQEKQRGEEELGTTKRGIGPAYTDKTERTNLRVCDMLDEEEFIHKLRIVYERKNRILTQVYHKTPMKFGELLEQFMRYGEILKPYITDTIKLLNDAIKEGKKVLLEGAQATMLDLDYGTYPYVTSSHPTAGGFCIGAGIAPKYIQQVIGVVKSYTTRVGKGPFPTELFDEIGNTIRQKGNEYGTTTGRPRRCGWLDLVVVRYAVLINGIDRIALTKLDTLSNLPKVKVCVGYRHNGKILDLFPASLKVATECEPVYEEFDGWNEEEIKRAKEYDQLPKSAQKYIEFIEKETGAKVFLIGTGAGREDIIVKEA